A single genomic interval of Gossypium raimondii isolate GPD5lz chromosome 11, ASM2569854v1, whole genome shotgun sequence harbors:
- the LOC105803310 gene encoding uncharacterized protein LOC105803310, with product MSLAAQKQPKDLPSLLFSDFMLFCSFLLSHPLYFSYFIFFSPYLFKVFSFLSPLFVTTALLLLAFLTLTPTFFNHGGAFHLDSSSDSKASFLLTAYRTLVETLRSKVDDADGFGCFEELEAFKIMFETSTTVVETCENPDDVLAVESQGECFRAVEASIDQGPSFENDGSLGMAGTSTRSTALDEKPAEIRRPETNQVKAVVKIFEDFLQEKDGVENLSSKKTDKEVKSLSVESNKGDEQKEEFMRRGSEANKVSDPPKVISADNGFEHAAKAMVNDSPRVRGEWGSKNGDNYNYQTMGSNLGNFGSMRKQKEWKRTLACKLFEERHSHNVADGTEGMDLLWEAYETDSHSHNKVEMRSSSKKGKKGGNNKDYCYDNDNYDEDEYEEESNGQLCCLRALKFSAGKMNLGMGRPNLVKISKALKGIGWLHHVSSRHGKKGYH from the coding sequence ATGTCTTTGGCTGCCCAGAAGCAACCTAAGGACTTGCCAAGTCTTCTCTTTTCTGACTTTATGCTCTTTTGTTCTTTCCTTCTCTCTCACCCTCTGTATTTCTCttacttcatcttcttctcccCTTACCTCTTCAAGgttttctctttcctttccCCTCTCTTCGTCACCACCGCCCTTTTGCTTCTTGCCTTTCTTACTCTCACTCCCACATTTTTCAACCATGGTGGGGCTTTCCACCTCGACAGCTCATCGGATTCCAAGGCAAGTTTCCTGCTTACTGCCTACCGAACGCTTGTTGAAACGTTGAGGTCTAAAGTTGACGATGCTGATGGCTTTGGATGCTTCGAAGAGCTTGAAGCATTTAAGATCATGTTTGAAACATCGACTACTGTCGTCGAAACTTGTGAAAATCCAGATGATGTTTTGGCGGTGGAGTCCCAAGGAGAGTGCTTTCGAGCTGTTGAAGCTTCCATCGACCAAGGTCCGAGCTTTGAAAACGATGGTAGCCTAGGTATGGCTGGAACGTCGACGAGGAGTACTGCTTTAGATGAAAAACCAGCAGAGATTAGGCGACCGGAAACGAATCAGGTAAAGGCGGTAGTGAAGATCTTTGAAGACTTTTTGCAGGAAAAAGATGGGGTTGAAAATTTGTCGTCCAAAAAGACAGACAAAGAGGTCAAGTCACTAAGCGTGGAGTCCAATAAAGGTGATGAACAAAAAGAAGAATTCATGAGAAGGGGATCCGAGGCTAATAAAGTAAGTGATCCTCCTAAAGTGATCAGTGCTGATAATGGATTTGAGCACGCTGCCAAAGCAATGGTGAATGATTCCCCGAGAGTGAGAGGTGAATGGGGTAGTAAAAATGGAGACAATTATAACTACCAAACAATGGGATCAAATCTAGGCAACTTTGGGTCGATGAGGAAACAAAAGGAGTGGAAGAGGACATTGGCATGCAAGCTTTTCGAAGAGAGACACTCACACAACGTTGCTGATGGTACTGAAGGGATGGATTTGCTTTGGGAGGCATATGAAACCGACTCCCATTCCCATAATAAAGTAGAAATGAGAAGCAGctcaaagaaaggaaagaaaggtgGCAACAACAAAGATTACTGCTACGATAATGATAATTATGATGAGGATGAGTATGAGGAAGAGTCCAATGGGCAATTGTGCTGCTTACGGGCTCTCAAGTTCTCAGCTGGGAAGATGAATTTGGGAATGGGAAGGCCTAACCTTGTCAAGATCTCAAAGGCCCTCAAAGGGATTGGATGGTTGCACCATGTTAGCAGCAGGCATGGCAAGAAAGGGTACCACTGA
- the LOC105803312 gene encoding putative AC transposase, whose translation MNCLMSISLHFMVLVANRVCQHMFLLVNHNKNEKRMQALYKKRELEICGEDKTSELDKYLAEANEEFVEDFDILLWWKVNSPRFPTLSKIARDVLAIPVFTVASESAFSTGGRVLDQYRSSLTPKIVQALVCTQDWIRRSSSQEDIKKIEEQIQELDKIENGLMQMEIFWRDEMDIFWKDEMDINGEC comes from the exons ATGAATTGTTTGATgagtataagcctccacttcATGGTACTTGTAGCCAATCGAGTGTGTCAACACATGTTTCTATTGGTGAACCacaacaaaaatgaaaagcGAATGCAAGCTTTGTATAAAAAGCGTGAGTTGGAAATTTGTGGTGAGGATAAAACATCTGAGTTGGATAAATATCTAGCTGAGGCTAATGAAGAATTTGttgaagattttgatattttattgtggTGGAAAGTGAACAGCCCTAGATTTCCCACTCTTTCAAAAATTGCCAGAGATGTGTTAGCTATACCGGTTTTTACGGTTGCTTCAGAGTCTGCATTTAGTACCGGAGGACGTGTGCTTGATCAATATAGGAGttctttaactcctaaaattgtaCAAGCTCTTGTGTGTACTCAAGATTGGATTCGAAGATCATCATCACAAGAAGAcataaaaaagattgaagaacAAATCCAAGAGCTTGACAAGattgaaaatg gtttaatgcaaATGGAGATATTTTGGAGAGATGAAATGGATATATTTTGGAAAGATGAAATGGATATAAATGGAGAATGTTAA
- the LOC105803309 gene encoding wound-induced basic protein produces the protein MIYDVNSPLFRSFLSQKGGSSDKRKMEEQKPKEQRPKASENKPVMTE, from the exons ATGATTTACGACGTCAATTCTCCACTCTTCCGCTCATTCCTCAGCCAGAAGGGCGGCTCCTCCGACAAAAG GAAAATGGAGGAGCAGAAGCCAAAGGAACAGAGACCCAAAGCAAGTGAGAACAAACCTGTTATGACAGAGTAA
- the LOC105803311 gene encoding nuclear transport factor 2 isoform X1: MASVEQQVPAGIATPTSDVVGNAFVHQYYLILHQSPELVHRFYHDSSKLGRPEENGGMSITTTMQAINEKILSLGYGEFTAEITTVDAQDSHNGGVLVLVTGYLTGKDKVKRKFTQSFFLAPQDKGYFVLNDVFRFVDDTKHQPGSQDPVNGFEASLTPEQDHSPVPENHIEQPAALPEECNGPEVYNPSENGDGCIEEEESPVAEVVDEIPDDSKMVSDSKPEMEELPKKSYASILKVLKENAVPVSAPTHPPVKPAVKSQEHPRIAAPPSAPMPASDAQVSSNNVTENGNNQDAEAEGPSVYVKGLPLNATPGMLENEFKKFGPIKSGGIQVRSQKGFCFGFVEFEMASSVQSAIEASPINVGGRKAVVEEKRSTSRGNKGRSSSVSGAGYRTEGARGRGNYGGGRGYNRGEFGNRSSNRGGYSNRGGDGYQRGEHMGGNGGRVSRSGEATFNASTKTVAPRVSVPA, encoded by the exons ATGGCATCTGTAGAACAACAAGTCCCTGCTGGAATTGCTACTCCTACTTCCGATGTT GTCGGTAATGCCTTTGTTCATCAATACTACCTTATCTTACATCAATCCCCTGAGCTGGTTCACCGGTTTTACCATGATAGCAGCAAACTTGGCCGCCCCGAAGAAAATGGCGGCATGAGTATTACAACTACTATGCAA GCCATCAATGAGAAGATACTCTCACTTGGTTATGGAGAATTCACTGCAGAAATAACAACTGTAGACGCACAAGACTCTCACAATGGAGGAGTACTTGTTCTTGTGACTGGGTATTTAACTGGAAAGGACAAAGTGAAGAGGAAATTCACTCAGAGTTTCTTTTTGGCACCTCAAGACAAGGGCTATTTCGTTTTAAATGATGTTTTTAGATTTGTCGATGATACGAAACATCAACCTGGGAGCCAGGACCCAGTTAATGGTTTTGAGGCTTCTCTTACTCCTGAGCAAG ACCATTCTCCTGTTCCAGAGAATCACATTGAGCAACCGGCTGCATTGCCTGAAGAATGTAATGGACCAGAAGTGTACAATCCTTCCGAGAATGGAGATGGCTGTATTGAGGAAGAGGAATCACCAGTGGCTGAGGTTGTTGATGAGATTCCTGATGATTCAAAGATGGTTTCTGATTCTAAGCCTGAAATGGAGGAACTGCCAAAGAAGTCATATGCGTCTATT TTAAAGGTTTTGAAAGAGAATGCAGTCCCTGTATCGGCACCTACACATCCCCCTGTGAAGCCTGCAGTTAAGAGCCAGGAGCATCCTCGAATTGCTGCACCACCTTCTGCTCCAATGCCTGCCTCTGATGCTCAGGTTTCTAGCAACAATGTTACTGAAAATGGGAATAATCAAGATGCAGAGG CTGAGGGTCCCTCTGTCTATGTCAAAGGTCTGCCCTTGAATGCTACACCTGGCATGCTGGAGAATGAATTTAAGAAGTTTGGACCTATTAAGAGTGGTGGTATTCAAGTTCGAAGTCAGAAG GGGTTCTGTTTTGGTTTTGTGGAATTTGAAATGGCAAGTTCTGTGCAAAGTGCTATAGAG GCTTCACCTATTAATGTTGGTGGACGCAAAGCAGTTGTTGAAGAAAAGCGGTCTACCTCCCGAG GGAACAAAGGGCGGTCTTCATCTGTTTCTGGGGCTGGATATAGAACTGAGGGAGCAAGGGGGCGCGGAAACTATGGTGGTGGAAGGGGTTATAACCGGGGTGAATTTGGAAACAGGAGCAGCAATAGAGGAGGATATTCCAACCGTGGAGGTGATGGATATCAGAGGGGTGAGCACATGGGGGGTAATGGTGGCCGTGTGAGCCGCTCTGGTGAAGCAACTTTTAATGCATCAACAAAGACTGTGGCACCAAGGGTATCTGTCCCTGCTTGA
- the LOC105803311 gene encoding nuclear transport factor 2 isoform X2, which translates to MASVEQQVPAGIATPTSDVVGNAFVHQYYLILHQSPELVHRFYHDSSKLGRPEENGGMSITTTMQAINEKILSLGYGEFTAEITTVDAQDSHNGGVLVLVTGYLTGKDKVKRKFTQSFFLAPQDKGYFVLNDVFRFVDDTKHQPGSQDPVNGFEASLTPEQENHIEQPAALPEECNGPEVYNPSENGDGCIEEEESPVAEVVDEIPDDSKMVSDSKPEMEELPKKSYASILKVLKENAVPVSAPTHPPVKPAVKSQEHPRIAAPPSAPMPASDAQVSSNNVTENGNNQDAEAEGPSVYVKGLPLNATPGMLENEFKKFGPIKSGGIQVRSQKGFCFGFVEFEMASSVQSAIEASPINVGGRKAVVEEKRSTSRGNKGRSSSVSGAGYRTEGARGRGNYGGGRGYNRGEFGNRSSNRGGYSNRGGDGYQRGEHMGGNGGRVSRSGEATFNASTKTVAPRVSVPA; encoded by the exons ATGGCATCTGTAGAACAACAAGTCCCTGCTGGAATTGCTACTCCTACTTCCGATGTT GTCGGTAATGCCTTTGTTCATCAATACTACCTTATCTTACATCAATCCCCTGAGCTGGTTCACCGGTTTTACCATGATAGCAGCAAACTTGGCCGCCCCGAAGAAAATGGCGGCATGAGTATTACAACTACTATGCAA GCCATCAATGAGAAGATACTCTCACTTGGTTATGGAGAATTCACTGCAGAAATAACAACTGTAGACGCACAAGACTCTCACAATGGAGGAGTACTTGTTCTTGTGACTGGGTATTTAACTGGAAAGGACAAAGTGAAGAGGAAATTCACTCAGAGTTTCTTTTTGGCACCTCAAGACAAGGGCTATTTCGTTTTAAATGATGTTTTTAGATTTGTCGATGATACGAAACATCAACCTGGGAGCCAGGACCCAGTTAATGGTTTTGAGGCTTCTCTTACTCCTGAGCAAG AGAATCACATTGAGCAACCGGCTGCATTGCCTGAAGAATGTAATGGACCAGAAGTGTACAATCCTTCCGAGAATGGAGATGGCTGTATTGAGGAAGAGGAATCACCAGTGGCTGAGGTTGTTGATGAGATTCCTGATGATTCAAAGATGGTTTCTGATTCTAAGCCTGAAATGGAGGAACTGCCAAAGAAGTCATATGCGTCTATT TTAAAGGTTTTGAAAGAGAATGCAGTCCCTGTATCGGCACCTACACATCCCCCTGTGAAGCCTGCAGTTAAGAGCCAGGAGCATCCTCGAATTGCTGCACCACCTTCTGCTCCAATGCCTGCCTCTGATGCTCAGGTTTCTAGCAACAATGTTACTGAAAATGGGAATAATCAAGATGCAGAGG CTGAGGGTCCCTCTGTCTATGTCAAAGGTCTGCCCTTGAATGCTACACCTGGCATGCTGGAGAATGAATTTAAGAAGTTTGGACCTATTAAGAGTGGTGGTATTCAAGTTCGAAGTCAGAAG GGGTTCTGTTTTGGTTTTGTGGAATTTGAAATGGCAAGTTCTGTGCAAAGTGCTATAGAG GCTTCACCTATTAATGTTGGTGGACGCAAAGCAGTTGTTGAAGAAAAGCGGTCTACCTCCCGAG GGAACAAAGGGCGGTCTTCATCTGTTTCTGGGGCTGGATATAGAACTGAGGGAGCAAGGGGGCGCGGAAACTATGGTGGTGGAAGGGGTTATAACCGGGGTGAATTTGGAAACAGGAGCAGCAATAGAGGAGGATATTCCAACCGTGGAGGTGATGGATATCAGAGGGGTGAGCACATGGGGGGTAATGGTGGCCGTGTGAGCCGCTCTGGTGAAGCAACTTTTAATGCATCAACAAAGACTGTGGCACCAAGGGTATCTGTCCCTGCTTGA